The sequence below is a genomic window from Thermorudis peleae.
GAGCTGACGAGCGGCTAACTCCTGCTGGAGAGCATCCGCAAGCATCTGAGCAATGGCATCAGCATCCACTGCAAGGCCAAGCGGGCCACTCAGACTGCTGTCAACCAGGACAATTGAACCATCTTGGGCAATGGGGCGAGCGTGGAAACGGGCTCCCAGCCCTGAAAACGTGAAAGAGATCGTTACGCCGCTTGGATCAATGACAGCATGGGGAGAGCGTGCTGGACCAAGCCTATCGGCGTGGGCAGCGAGTGCTTGGTTGAGCTGAGCTTCCGTAATCACAACTTGACTCACACCCGGCACAGGCGTAGCGGATGCAGCCACTGACGCCGCACGAGGCGTTGCCATCGTTGGCGTGCGAGCACCGGCGACAGCAGTGGTAGCTGGGGTCGCTGTCGCTGGCGGCGGGAGAAAGCGCCCGCTGAGCAAAGCAGCAAGAGCGAGCAGCAGGATCGCCGCAGTGACAAGCGTTGCTAAGCAGCCGATCACACGTTGTCCGGCTCGGGATTGACGCTCCCACCGCCGCGCGACCGGGTGAGCAGGGCGGGCAGTCGTGACTAGTGGCGCACCACAGGCGCGGCAGTGTGAAGCAATCGGCTGCTCAGTGCCACAAAACGGGCAGAGCATCATACCCCCTAGTGGGTCAACTTCTCTTGTGGCTAAGGATACCCCCACCACCTGGTAGACCATAAACCGAATTGGGTTGCTCAGGAGTAGGATAGAACGAGGATAGCCGTAGCATGCGGCCAACCTGGAGCATGGAGATTGATGACAGGCATACGATTTTGGGCTGGACTTGCCAGCGTGGTGCTGGTCAATATCGTACTCAGCGGCGACAACGCGTTGGTCATCGCGATGGCAGCGCGCGGACTGCCGCCACGACAGCGGCGCTGGGCGATGATCGCAGGTGGCGCAGCAGCGATCATCCTGCGGGTGCTGTTCACAGCGCTGGCAGCACTGCTGCTCACGATCCCGCTGCTGGAAGCTGGCGGTGGGCTCGTTTTGACCGGCATTGCAGCAAAGCTGTTGCGCGAGGAAGAAGGGACGCAAGTCGTCGATACGGCTGGCTCATTCCTGAGCGCTGTGCAGACAATAACGCTGGCTGACGTCGTGATGAGTCTAGACAATATGCTAGCCGTAGCGGGAGCGGCGCAAGGGAGCTTGCTCTTGCTGGGGTTGGGGCTGTTGCTCTCCATGCCACCAATTCTGATCGGCAGCGATGTACTAGCGCGGCTGCTCAACCGTCTGCCCTGGTTGGTCGCCGTTGGAGCCATCCTCTTAACAATTACGGGTGCACGGATGGTCGCCAACGACCCGCTCGTTGCCGCTCGCGTGCCAGATCCCCTTGCGACACCGTTCTTGATTGGGGTAGCGGTGGGGCTAACGGCATTAGCCTTTGTCCCTGCAATTTGGCGCTGGTGGCGTCAGCGGCGGACGGCAACGAGGGCCATAAGCCATCAAGCGCCGAGCCACGACTAAACGCATCGGCAACACGCTGACAGGTGCACGGCAGGTCACAGCGGGTATGTTTAGCTGGCGCAAGCCGGCCGCCCACACCTACGCAGCAGGGTAGCAAGAGGGCGGGGCAGGACCGGGGTTCCGGCCCGCCCCGATACGGGGGTAGAGAGGGGGAAAGAAGAGGTCGTCTGAGGCAGTTGCTGACCCAGGAGAGGTAATGTCTGGGCCAGAGCACTGGGGAAACAGCATCTGCCTAAAGCGTCGCTGATCCCAATGCGCAATGTTTAGTGTAGCGACATCGTCATCTGTTGTCTGTCGGGAAAAGTCAGACAGTTCCAACTTCTTGCCGATTTCGGCCATTGCAGCATACGAAACAGTCAATGGCGGCACGCGGTACAATTCTGCTGTCAACATGCCCACGGGCATGGGCAGTTGTTCCATGCCTGTGTGCCACAGTTGGAGAGGGGTGCATTCCGATGCAAGATGAAGCACGTCGTGATCCCTTTGGGGCCCGAGCCACGCTTGAGACACCCGAAGGACGCGTGACGTATTACCGGCTCGCTGCACTGGCCGATCATATCACCATCGGCCTGGAGCGACTGCCATATACCGTCAAAGTGCTGCTGGAAAACGTTCTCCGTTTGGCCGGCAATGGTCCATTTACGACTGAAGATGTCGAGCTTGTCGCTGGTTGGCAACCCGGCCCGAAACCTGCTCGCGAGATACCCTTCTTACCAAGCCGAGTGTTGCTCCAGGACTTCACGGGCGTGCCAGCCATTGCCGATCTCGCGGCCATGCGTGCCGCGGTGGCTCGCGCTGGCGGAGATCCGCAGATCATCAACCCCCTGGTTCCTGTTGACCTGGTGATCGACCACTCCGTGCAAGTTGACGCGTTCGGCACTACCATTGCCTTTCAGCGCAACGTCGAGCGCGAGTATGAGCGAAACCGCGAGCGCTATGCCTTCCTCCGCTGGGCGCAACAAGCCTTCCGCAACTTCCGCGTTGTGCCGCCGGGCACAGGCATTGTTCACCAGGTGAACATTGAATACCTGGCCTCAGTTGTGACAGTTCGGGATGAAGACGGCACGCCAGTTGCGTTCCCCGACACACTCGTCGGCACTGACTCGCACACGACGATGGTCAATGCCTTAGGCGTGCTGGGGTGGGGTGTCGGCGGCATTGAGGCTGAGGCGGCAATGCTCGGCCAGCCGATTACGCTGCTGCTGCCGCGCGTAATCGGGCTGCGGCTCATCGGCCAGCCTCCAGGTGGCATTACCGCAACGGACTTGGTGCTGACAGTGACGCAGCTCCTGCGCAAGGTCGGCGTCGTTGATACCTTTGTCGAAGTCTTCGGGCCAGGGCTGCGCTACCTGAGCCTGCCCGATCGGGCGACAATCTCGAACATGGCGCCAGAAATGGGCGCCACAGCCGTCATGTTCCCAATCGATGAAGAGACGCTCGGCTACCTGCGGCTGACTGGCCGGAGCGAAGCGCACGTGCAACTCGTTGAGACATATGCTCGGGAGCAGGGGCTGTTCCGCGAAGAAGGGGTTGAGCCAGTCTTCGACCAAGTTGTTGAACTCGACCTCTCGACGCTCGAGCCGAGCCTGGCTGGCCCACGGCGCCCGCACGATCGTGTACGGCTATCCGAATTGCGCCAGAGTCTACGCGCAGCATTCCCTGATCAGTTCCCTGAAGAAGCGGCAAACGCGCCCCAGCGCTTTGACTGGGAGGGCGGCGCGGTGAACGAGGCCGAAGCGCCAAGCGCGCCCTTGGTACCGGCTGACCCCCGCCCGAAGGTCGTCGACGTGCGGCTTGACGGGCAGCATGCCGAACTGCGTCATGGTTCGGTGGTGATTGCAGCGATCACCAGCTGCACCAATACCTCAAATCCTGCAGTAATGCTGGGTGCTGGTATCTTAGCCAAGAAGGCGGTTGAACGAGGGCTGAGCGTCAGCCCAGCGATTAAGACGAGCTTGGCCCCTGGTTCTGGCGTGGTAACGGCCTACCTGGAGCGGGCTGGGTTGTTGCCGTATCTTGAGGCGTTGCGTTTCCACCTCGTTGGCTACGGCTGCACGACCTGCATTGGCAACAGCGGCCCGCTCCCAGAACCGGTAGCGCAAGCCATTCAAGAGAATGAGCTTGTGGTCGCTGCAGTCCTGAGCGGCAACCGCAACTTTGAAGGGCGCATCCACCCGCTCGTGCGCGCAGCCTACTTGGCGTCGCCGCCGCTCGTGGTGGCCTTCGCATTAGCAGGCCGCGTTGATATCGACCTGACTCGGGAGCCGCTCGCACACGATCCGAACGGCGAGCCGGTCTATCTCCGTGACCTCTGGCCAACGCCGGAAGAAATCCGCGAGGCGATGTTGCAAGCTATCGCTCCCGAGTTGTTCGTCGAGCGCTACCGCAACGTCTTTGCGGGCGATGAGCGCTGGCGCAACCTGCCAGTCCCCACGGGTGCGCTCTACGAATGGGATCCGCAATCGACGTATATCCAGGAGCCGCCATTCTTCCAGAACCTCCCGCTTGAACCACAGCCGCTCACTGACATCGTTGGGGCACGGGTGCTCGCCTATCTTGGTGATTCAGTGACGACGGACCATATCTCGCCGGCTGGCTCGATCCCCGTTAACAGTCCAGCCGGACAGTACTTAGTCGGTCGGGGCGTGCCACCGAAGGAGTTCAACAGCTACGGTGCGCGCCGTGGCAACCATGAAGTGATGATCCGTGGCACATTTGCGAATATCCGGCTCCGCAATAAGCTAGCTGGTGGACAAGAGGGCGGCTGGACGCGCCACTTCCCCGATGGCGAGCTCACGACAATCTATGACGCGGCCATGCGCTATCAGGCAGAAGGTGTGCCGTTGCTCGTCGTAGCCGGCAAGGAGTATGGCAGCGGTAGCTCTCGTGACTGGGCTGCTAAAGGCACGATGCTGCTCGGTGTGCGTGCAGTACTTGCCGAAAGCTTCGAACGCATTCACCGCAGCAACCTGGTGGGCATGGGGGTGTTGCCGCTCCAGTTCCTGCCTGGGGAGAATGCGGAATCACTCGGGCTCGATGGCACCGAAACCTACACTATTACGGGCATCGCCGAGGGACTCGAGCCCAATAAGCGGTTGATTGTGCGCGCCGTGCGTGACGACGGCACCGCCCGCGAGTTTGCCGTCATCGCGCGTCTCAACAGCCCAACGGAAATCGAGTACTACCGGCACGGCGGTATCATGCCTTTCGTGCTCCGTCGTTTGCTCAAGGCCACGGTCCAGGCCTAGAGCTTGGCCATAGCCCGGCGGCAGGTGAGTGCGAGCAGTCACCGCTGCCGATGAGAGGACAGCACAATGCAGCTACAACTCCAGGCGCACACGAGCCAGCTCGCCAACGGGCTAACGGTTATCGTCCAGCCACTGCGGCGGGTACCGGTGGTGTCATGTTGGATCTGGTATCGCGTGGGCAGCCGCAACGAGCTGCCCGGTAAAACTGGCATCTCTCACTGGGTTGAACACATGCTCTTTAAGGGCACGCCACGGTTTCCACCGGGTAGCATCTTCCGAGAGGTGCAACGGTGGGGCGGCATGCTCAACGGCTTCACATGGATTGATTACACGGCCTACTTCGCGACGGTGCCCGTGCCTGCTCTCGATCTACCGCTCACCGTCGAAGCCGACCGCATGCAGCACGCTGTCTTCGATCCAGCTGAGGTCGAGCGCGAGCGAACAGTTATCCTTTCAGAACGCGAGGGAAACGAGAACCAGCCTGCAACGGCATTGCGAGAAGAAGTCGTTGCCGCCGCATTCCGCGCCCACCCCTATGGTCATCCAGTGATCGGCTATCGCGAAGACCTGCTTGCGCTCACCCGCGATGACCTTTACCAGCATTACCGAACCTACTACACACCAGGAAATGCCACGCTTGTGCTTGTCGGCGACGTCGACCCTGCGGATGTACTCGAGCGCGTTGCCCAGCGGTTTGGTGACATCCCTTCTGGAACGCCTCCGCCACCGCTGCGTGTACGCGAGCCAGAGCAACTTGGCGAGCGACGGGTGCGTGTGCGGCGGCCAGCACCAGCGCCGATCCTGTTGCTTGCCTGGCGGGCGCCGGAAGCGACGCATCCAGACACGCCAGCAATGGCGATGCTCGATCTGGTGCTCTCTGGCGCAGCACCGCTGGGATTTAGCGGTGGCGGTGGCATGGGACGTAGCTCGCGGCTCTACCGTGCGCTCGTTGCCAGCGGATTGTGCAGCCAGGCAGGGTCGAGCGTGGCGCTCTCCATTGATCCATTCCTGTTCACGGTCTCAGCCACGCTCACCCCAGCCGCTGAGCTGGCCCGTGTCGAAGAGATCGTGTGGAATGAGTTAGAGAAGCTGCGTCAGGAACCAGTCAGCGCCGCTGAGCTGGAACGAGCCCAGCGCCAGCTGGAAAGCCAGTTTGCGCAAGCGGCTGAACAGACAACGACGATGGCCTACTTCCGTGGTATGCTCGCGACAGTGGCTCCAGGCTGGACCCCTGAACAGTGGCGCGACGCCTTACTCCGCGTGACACCTGAGGATATCCAGCGCGTCGCCGACACGCACCTTCGGCCGGAGCGTTGCACTGCCGGTTGGCTCGAGCCGGCTGATAGGCCGGCGCCGTACCACAATGGTGCATCGCCATCATCGAGCATGGAAGTCGGCGGTCCCGTACCTGCACAGTGGTACACTGGTGGCACTTCGCCCAGCGTCGTTCTCCCGGCGGCACACCTATCACTCACGAGCCAGTCGCTTTCCAATGGTTTGACAGTTGTCAACCACTATGACCCGCAAAGCGAGCTGGTTGTGTTGGCCTTACGCTTGCCTGCTGGCGCTGCACGAGATGGTGAACAGCCCGGACTCGCCCACCTGACCGGCCAGCTCTTGGCCCGTGGTACCGCCCAGTGGGACGAAGCCGCATTGAACGAGCGCCTTGACCAACTGGGGGCTGCGCTGAGTGTCGGCGTTGGCCGTGATGCCGTCGATATTGTTGCAAGCGGCCTGCGCCGTGATGCAGCTGCGCTCGTTGAACTGCTTGCGGCTGTCGTCCGCACCCCAACATTCCCGGAAGACCAACTTGAACGGGTGCGCACCCAGGTGCTCACCCAACTGCGCCTCGCCGAGCAGAATACGCGCGCACAAGCCGACGCTCTCCTCCGAGCGAGCGTCTACCCACCGGGACACCCATACCACCACCGGGTCATCGGTACCGCTGAGACGTTGCGCCAACTCGACCGAGAAGCGCTTGTTGCATTCCACGAGCGCATGTATCGACCTGCCGGAGGCATTTTGGCTGTTGCAGGAGGGCTCTCGGCTGCGACAGCACTGCAACTGATCGAGCGTCATTTCGGCGATTGGCAGGGAACGGTGACACCGCTGAGCATTCCACCGGTTACTCCACCGGTCGAGATGCTGCGACGGCACGAGTATCTGCCGGGTAAAAGCCAGGCCGACCTGGCGATTGGTCTGCCCGTTATTCCTCGGTCACATCCGGACTTTGAACCGCTCCGGCTGGCTAATGCCGTGCTCGGGCGCCTTGGCATGATGGGGCGAATCGGCCAGCGCGTGCGCGAGCAACTAGGACTCGCCTATTACGCGAGCAGTAGCCTTGATGCCGCACTCGGCCCAGGCCTATGGCATGCAGCTGCGGGTGTCAACCCAGCCAATGTCGAACAAGCGCTCGAGGCAATCCTCGATGAAGTTTCCCGTCTCCGGGCCGAGCCGCCGAGCAGCACCGAACTTGACGATGTACGCACGTCGCTGGTTGGCGGAGCGCTGCTTGCGCTTGAAACCAGCGGTGCGATCGCGGGCTTGGCACTTGACCTGATGTTCTACGGTCTCGGCCTGGATTACCTGGAGCGCCTACCGGAGATGCTCGCCGCATTCACGCCAGAGGATGTGCGCGCTGTTGCCGAGCGATATCTTGATCCAACACGGATGGCAATTGTCGTCGTTGGACCACCTGACAGTGAGACAAACCCGCCAAATCCACCAGTGGCATAATCCAGATGGAAACGCGAGCCCCTGCTCTTGACGCAGGGGCCACCGAGCAGGTCGCGGTGAGCAAGCACTTGTGCAGGTGCTCACCGCCAGTATGAAGGAGCAGCAGGGAATGGCGGAGAGCGTCTACACTGTCTTCTGGCTCTATAAGGCGACGACACCGTGGTTCCAACTTCCCGTGGAAGAACGTGCGCGTGCGCAGCGTCAGGTCACTGACCTGCTGGCTAGTGCTGGACCAGTGTCGCTCCGTGGGGCATATTCCAGCATTGGCTTCCGTCCGGATGTTGACCTTATCCTCTGGCTCTATAGCCAGGATGTCGATGCACTACACGACGTTGCTATTGCGCTCCAACGTGTACTCGCCCCCCGTGGTGTTGAGCAGCGGTATGCCTACCTTGGTGTCGCAGCGACATCCCAGTATGACCCAACGCACGGCCCAGCTTTTCTCAAGGGCGTGCCGCCCAAGCGTTACTTGAGCGTCTACCCATTCATCAAGACGCCGGAATGGTACCTGCTGCCCTATGAGGCACGCCGCGACATGATGATCGAGCACGGACGGTTGGGTGACGAGTTCCCAACAGTCTTGACAAATACTGTTAACTCGTTCGGTGTGCAAGACCAAGAGTTCATTGTCGCGCTTGAGGATGATGATGTCGCAACGCTGGTTGCGATGGTACAGCGGCTTCGGGCAGCTGAAGTGCGCAAGTACACCAAGGTTGACACACCAATCTTCCTTGGTGTACGTAAGGAACTCGAATCCGCGCTCGCCGCATTACTCTAGCGTGCTCGGAGGCCCGCCAACACGGCAACAAGCGCACCGGTCGCTGTTGCGACGAGGTTCACAAGATCGTTGTCAAGCCAAGGCAAGCCGCGCTGATAGTGCGTTGGAGTGCCACAGCGGTGGATACGCCGCTCGGTTGGGCGTTGGCAGCGAGGGCACCAACGTACCACCTGAAGCGTAGCGCCAAGCAAGCTATCGACCATCATCCCGGCCCACCCGGCGATGGTTAGTACCAACAGCGAGTGAGCGCGCGGGCGAGGGAGTACTGGTGCAGCGAGCAGCGCGACCCAGCCTGCACCAGCAAGCCCACCAAGCATGCCGACGCGTGTGACCCCACCAGAGGTGCCAGGCGGTACCAGCTGGCCAGTCGTGATCAGTCGTGGAGGACGGGGACTAAGAACGCCAAGTTCAGTTGCCCATGTATCTGCTGCTGCAGCGGCAATGCTGCCGAATGCGGCCAGGGCAAGGGTCCTAGCACGGCGCGGTTGGACTGCGGACAGCAGTGCAAGTCCGCTTGCCACGCCACCGTTGGCTAGCACCTGTGTCCAATTGCGCTCGGCTCCGCGTTCGACGATATCCATAAGCGCCACTTTTCGCTGCCGTCCGAGCGCGGAGAGCGCACTTGAGGCAACAAAGAAGCCAACCATTGGCACTGCCCAGCCGACACCGCCGCCAACGGTCACACTTGTCCCCACGCCGATCGCTGCCAGGGCACCATCCCGCGTGAGTGTGCGGCGGCGGACACTCACGCTTGCGATCAGGCTACTTAACACGAGGCCAGTAGCAAAACGCCAGCGAGCAGTGCGTGGCCAGAGCCGCGGCGCCGTGAGCAAGGCGTGAGGAGGGACCACTGAACGGCGCACGGCACAGCCGAACATTAGCATTCCTCATCTCGTTGTCGGCGGAGAGAAGAGGAGTCGTAATTCGTCAGGCAAGATTTCGAAGACATACCCGGCGACTTCAACATATGCTGGACTACTAATCTCGCCGAAGTGCACAGTAACGCGTTCCCCCTCAAGCGTAAAGGTGCGACTGGCTTGAGGAGCGAAGGGATGGCGCGGGTTATCGTGAACATGGCGAGTGCCGCCAGCCATCTCAACCGCCTGCTCAGCCAGTCGGCGCGCTGTTGCCTCGTCCAGGGGCATTGTCTTCTCCTTCCGCTGGGCACTGCACCCAATCGAGAGTCTGCCACAGCCAGCGACACCATGCAGTTGTCGGCATTCGTGCGAACAGGTCAACGCTGCGGTACAATAGATATAGCACGCCCGAACGAGGGGCTGTGTGCTGCCCCTGGTGAGCTTTGGCGTGTCGATGATCGAGAACAAGGCTCGTATACATCGAACGGCTCAGGGCAAGGGCAGTAAGCGTCGTGAACAATCACGCAGGCACAGCCCGAGCAGCGTTTAGCATGCGAACACTTGATGACGACGGACGAAGCGCTGCGCCAGCGTGCTAACCAACCACAATGCGTGGTGTAAACTACACAGGGTGTGCAAGATGGGCTGGTAGCTCAACTGGTAGAGCAGCGGACTTTTAATCCGCGGGTTGTGGGTTCGAGTCCCACCCGGCCTACCACAAGCAATCAAGGAAATCGTCCTAGGGCCATCCCGGGACGATTGCGTTTGACGACCATTCTGACGACCAACCGACTTCCCGAGTGCGCGCTTCGTGGTTGCTCTCCCACGCCAGCAGGACAAGGAAACTCGCTCAGTAAACCTGGGCGCGTTTCGCGTCTGACTGGCAAAGGGAAACAGTACAGTAGGATGAGAGAAGTTACCTTAGGAATACTTCTGAGGCAATTTTCTTCTCAGCTTCAGCTAACTTCCAGGCACGAAGCTGGATAATGAAGCGGAATACGAGCGTACTGCAGGACTCGCATGCCATCGTACGGCCGGCTTAATGCGTTAGCCATCATCCGGGGAACAGGCAGCCATTGTCACTCGCCATCAACGATGGCATGTCCTCGCACGAACCATCATGAGGATAATTAGGAAGCATGTTGCTGAAGTCTCAGAGAGCAGTTGAGCACGCAAAACAAGCAAGCTGTATTGCAGTTCAAGCGCTTGCAACGGTGCCATGCGGGGAAGGAATTTTCCCATAGCCCGTCTGGTCGAATTTCCTTGCTGCAATTCCCGCCGCTCCGTTGAGGCTTCTGAGCAAAACTAGGCTGACCGGCACCTCGTCAGGAAAGGCTCAGCAGAACCACGCTCGCTGAATGTCCAAAGAAGAGAGGCAAGCGGTGGCTGACTCCATCCGTCACCACCGCTTGCCTCCATAGAATTTCCCGGACAAAAGACAATGTGATATGCATCACTGCGGAGACATTGATATTCTTGACACCCATGGCCGCTATTAAGCAAGAGAGCGTGCGCCTCGCTGCAAGCGCAGCATGACTCCACATCACAGCAGAGGGATAGTGTGCAAGGCCAGCGCTACCACGGCTGATAGGAAGGGCTCCACTCCGGGAACCAGCGACGCATTATCGCTCGATCATCTCGCTCTTCCCACGACACTGCTTCGGCGATGGCTGCTAGCTGTGCTAAGGCATCAGGATTGAGCGTTACCCCCAGTCCCGGCCCACTGGGCACTGTCACGGCACCATCCTCGAACACAAACCGTTCGTTCACAATATCCCAGCCCTCTTGCCAGGGATAATGGGTATCACTGGCAAAGGTCAGCTGCGGCAGCGCCGCTGCAAGATGCACCATCGCGGCGAAGGAGATGCCAAGATGGGTGTTTGAATGCTGGGAAAGCCCTAGGCCAAATACGTCGCAAATCCACCCCAGCTGAACTGAGGCACGAAGCCCGCCCCAGGCATGATGGTCAGCGAGAATAATCTGCACTGCTCGCTTGGCAATCGCTTCCGGTAGATGGGCAAAGGCTGTCACACACATGTTCGTCGCCAGTGGCAGACGCGTCTGCCGTGCAACTTCGGCCATCGCGTCCATCCCAGCAACCGGATCCTCGTAGTACTCAAGCCCAAGCTCCTCCAACACCGGCGCCAGCCGAATCGCTGTTTCGACTGACCAGCCACCGTTTGGATCAATCCGTAACTGCACCGTTGGACCAAATCGCTCGCGCAGTAGCCGCAGCGTCTCCACCTCCAATTCCGGCGATAAGACGCCGCCTTTGAGCTTTAGCACACGAAAGCCATACCGCGTGACGAATTGCTCCGCTTCAGCAACCATGGCCTCTGGCGTTAAGACAGCATCTGACCAGGCAAACAAGCCAAGTGGACCGGTCGGCTTCGGTTGTCCAACGGGAGTCTCAAGCCAGTCGTCCGGCGTTGCAAATTTGTAGAACAGATAGGCCGAGAACGGCACACGCTGCCGTACTGGGCCCCCAAGAATTTCGGCGACTGACCGGCCCGTTGCCTTGCCGATGATGTCGAGGCACGGAACCTCAAAGGCGCTCAAGATTCTCGGCCGGTCAGCAAACCGCAGACGTAGTTGCTCGAGGTGAAACGGATCGAGGCCGCACACTTCCGCTGCTGCGGTCTCGAGTTCTTGCTGAAACCGCTTGCCCCCAGGCATTTCCCCAAGCCCCACCAGGCCATCGTCCGTCTCGAGCTGGATGATCGTTCGCAAGGCGTAGGGCTGGTGGCAGCCAACAACGTTCCGCAGCGGCAAATCCGGAACTGCAATAACCGTTGTTGTGACAGAACGAATTCGCATGGCCTCCCCTTCTTCACTTCATGGCTTTGATAACGCTGTCTCTTTGGCTGTCACAAACTCCAGCAACGCTGGTATGCCGTCCTCAACGGCTCGAAGGGCTCGTCGAATCGCTGGCACAATGTCCCCCGGCTCCGTCACGCGCTCTCCATACCCACCCATTGCCCGAGCAAAGTCAGCATAGTTGCCGCTGATGTCCGTCGCCCGGTATTTCTCGGTCGAGACTGGCATGATCGGGATCTCAGTCGCCATTGCAGCGTTGTTGAGCAGCACTGAGAGGATCGGGATCCGCTCGCGTACCGCTGTCTCAAAGTCCATGCCAGTCATGCCGATCGCCGCATCCCCCCAAACGTTGACGCAGAGCTTTTCGGGACGCGCGAGCTTGGCTCCCATGACTAACCCGAGGCCATACCCTAGCTGGGTCGTTTTGCCCCAGCCTAAGTAGCTGAGCGGCGTCCGGCTTACCCAGAACGGTGTTAACTGATCACGTGGGTTGCCAGCGTCATGGGTGATGATCACGTCCAGCTCACCAATGGTCTGGAGCAGATCCCAGATAACACGGTATGGCGAAAGTGGCGTCTCATCACTGGTAAGCTTCGGCATCCATTGTGCCAGCCACGCCTCACGCACCCGCCGCACTTCATCAGCAACAGTCTCAAATCGCCCACGCGGCTTGCCACCCAATCGATCACCGACTGCCTCAAGCAAGGCCTGTAGCGTTAACTTCGCATCGCCAACTAACGCGTCAGCAAGTGGTACGTCCTTGTTCAGGTCAGCCGGGTCAAGCGTTGCCTGGATCACCCGCTTACCGCCGGGTAGCCGCACGCCATACTCTGTTTCAGAGAAGCTACATCCGATACCGAAGATGAGATCTGCCTGTCGCAGAAAGTGACTGACCGTTGCTGGGTAGGCACGTCCACCAGCGCCAAGTGCAAGCGGATGGTCTTCTGGGAATGCACTCTTGCCGGGCAAACTCGTCATCACTGGTGCCTCGAGCAACTCAGCCAGCGCCTGCAACTCACCCCAGGCCTGGGCGTAGTGAATACCTTGTCCAGCGTAGATTACCGGCCGCTCCGCTGCGACCAGTTGCGCAGCGACGCGGTCGACATCCTGCAAGTCCGGGCCATAGCGGAAGCGCACTGGTGGCTGGTAGTCCCAGCCGGCGGGCACGTCTTCGTCCATGACATCGCGGGGAATTTCAACAAGCACCGGTCGTGGACGGCCATTCTTTACCTGCGTGAACGCTCGCCGCAGGACACTGGGCGCAGCGGTCGGCACGATGACCTGTTCAGCCCACTTCGTAATATGCTGATAATTTAAGAAGGCATTGAAGTTCGGCGGGACTTCAGCAAGATGGCGCGGAAACCCTTGCGGGAAGACGACAATTGGCACAGACTCCGAATATGCCTGTGCCACTGCACCAAAGGCGTTTTCAGTTCCTGGCCCACGTTGCATGGCGAAGACACCAATCTGCTGTCCCGAGCTCACCCGGCTGACAGCGTCGGCCATGTGCACACCCACGCGCTCTTGCCGCACAATCACGGTGCGGATATCAGCTTGTGCTGCTGCTTCGATCAACTCATTGACTGGATAAGCGAAGAGCCAGCGTACCCCTTCGCGCTTCAGAATCTCGGCGACAACCTCGGCGACCCGCATTGCCCCTCCTTGTCGCTCAACCACTAACTGCTGGTTGCCGGGGCATTGTAGCACTGGAGCGGTTTTCCGTGTCCATGCTTGCCCGTACTTTTAGTGCAGCAGAACTGGATCGGGCGTGTTTAACACAAAGGCAGCCAAGGCGCAGCGCGCGCCTTATAGCTCCCCAACCTGAGCACATGTGCTCAGAAATGGATGCCAGATTGCCCCGCACCTAAACAACGGCAACGGACTGTTGCATGGAGAAGTTCGGCAGTGTGACGCGTGGCACGGCGGATCACACAAGCGGGAAGTGTCAGAGCCCCTCTAACATTGTGCCGGCGACTCCAGAGCGTTACGCCTCAACAGGAGTTGGCACCTGGCGC
It includes:
- a CDS encoding DUF92 domain-containing protein — encoded protein: MLMFGCAVRRSVVPPHALLTAPRLWPRTARWRFATGLVLSSLIASVSVRRRTLTRDGALAAIGVGTSVTVGGGVGWAVPMVGFFVASSALSALGRQRKVALMDIVERGAERNWTQVLANGGVASGLALLSAVQPRRARTLALAAFGSIAAAAADTWATELGVLSPRPPRLITTGQLVPPGTSGGVTRVGMLGGLAGAGWVALLAAPVLPRPRAHSLLVLTIAGWAGMMVDSLLGATLQVVRWCPRCQRPTERRIHRCGTPTHYQRGLPWLDNDLVNLVATATGALVAVLAGLRAR
- a CDS encoding M16 family metallopeptidase, whose translation is MQLQLQAHTSQLANGLTVIVQPLRRVPVVSCWIWYRVGSRNELPGKTGISHWVEHMLFKGTPRFPPGSIFREVQRWGGMLNGFTWIDYTAYFATVPVPALDLPLTVEADRMQHAVFDPAEVERERTVILSEREGNENQPATALREEVVAAAFRAHPYGHPVIGYREDLLALTRDDLYQHYRTYYTPGNATLVLVGDVDPADVLERVAQRFGDIPSGTPPPPLRVREPEQLGERRVRVRRPAPAPILLLAWRAPEATHPDTPAMAMLDLVLSGAAPLGFSGGGGMGRSSRLYRALVASGLCSQAGSSVALSIDPFLFTVSATLTPAAELARVEEIVWNELEKLRQEPVSAAELERAQRQLESQFAQAAEQTTTMAYFRGMLATVAPGWTPEQWRDALLRVTPEDIQRVADTHLRPERCTAGWLEPADRPAPYHNGASPSSSMEVGGPVPAQWYTGGTSPSVVLPAAHLSLTSQSLSNGLTVVNHYDPQSELVVLALRLPAGAARDGEQPGLAHLTGQLLARGTAQWDEAALNERLDQLGAALSVGVGRDAVDIVASGLRRDAAALVELLAAVVRTPTFPEDQLERVRTQVLTQLRLAEQNTRAQADALLRASVYPPGHPYHHRVIGTAETLRQLDREALVAFHERMYRPAGGILAVAGGLSAATALQLIERHFGDWQGTVTPLSIPPVTPPVEMLRRHEYLPGKSQADLAIGLPVIPRSHPDFEPLRLANAVLGRLGMMGRIGQRVREQLGLAYYASSSLDAALGPGLWHAAAGVNPANVEQALEAILDEVSRLRAEPPSSTELDDVRTSLVGGALLALETSGAIAGLALDLMFYGLGLDYLERLPEMLAAFTPEDVRAVAERYLDPTRMAIVVVGPPDSETNPPNPPVA
- a CDS encoding enolase C-terminal domain-like protein; this encodes MRIRSVTTTVIAVPDLPLRNVVGCHQPYALRTIIQLETDDGLVGLGEMPGGKRFQQELETAAAEVCGLDPFHLEQLRLRFADRPRILSAFEVPCLDIIGKATGRSVAEILGGPVRQRVPFSAYLFYKFATPDDWLETPVGQPKPTGPLGLFAWSDAVLTPEAMVAEAEQFVTRYGFRVLKLKGGVLSPELEVETLRLLRERFGPTVQLRIDPNGGWSVETAIRLAPVLEELGLEYYEDPVAGMDAMAEVARQTRLPLATNMCVTAFAHLPEAIAKRAVQIILADHHAWGGLRASVQLGWICDVFGLGLSQHSNTHLGISFAAMVHLAAALPQLTFASDTHYPWQEGWDIVNERFVFEDGAVTVPSGPGLGVTLNPDALAQLAAIAEAVSWEERDDRAIMRRWFPEWSPSYQPW
- a CDS encoding chlorite dismutase family protein — translated: MAESVYTVFWLYKATTPWFQLPVEERARAQRQVTDLLASAGPVSLRGAYSSIGFRPDVDLILWLYSQDVDALHDVAIALQRVLAPRGVEQRYAYLGVAATSQYDPTHGPAFLKGVPPKRYLSVYPFIKTPEWYLLPYEARRDMMIEHGRLGDEFPTVLTNTVNSFGVQDQEFIVALEDDDVATLVAMVQRLRAAEVRKYTKVDTPIFLGVRKELESALAALL